A genomic stretch from Bacteroidetes Order II. bacterium includes:
- a CDS encoding lycopene cyclase domain-containing protein, producing the protein MTYLQFHFVFILPVIGLLWYMLPSKVAGTQGKHWFYLLAVMGIAFVYTTPWDNYLVYRGIWGYGNERVIGVIGYVPIEEYLFFLLQPILTGLFFFQLYTRRKSERPTGLLYPYVRYVGVTFWLLAACAGVYMLTFDKTTYMGLILAWAAPVFAGMWYLIGSALWDIRRTFIWSLSIPTVYLWIADRIAIGLGIWEISRNYTIGWHILGLPIEEATFFLITNLLCLGGLSIFMRFWEGDHPKIETE; encoded by the coding sequence ATGACATATTTACAATTCCATTTTGTTTTTATTCTGCCAGTCATTGGCCTTTTGTGGTACATGCTTCCCTCAAAAGTAGCGGGTACACAGGGAAAACATTGGTTCTATTTACTCGCTGTAATGGGAATTGCCTTTGTTTATACCACGCCATGGGACAATTATTTGGTCTATCGGGGAATTTGGGGGTATGGCAACGAACGAGTTATTGGGGTGATTGGTTATGTTCCCATAGAAGAATACCTTTTCTTTTTGTTACAACCTATATTGACCGGATTATTCTTTTTCCAACTATATACCCGCCGAAAATCGGAGCGGCCAACGGGTCTCTTGTATCCTTATGTCCGGTATGTGGGCGTAACTTTTTGGTTGTTGGCTGCCTGTGCTGGTGTGTACATGCTAACATTTGACAAAACCACCTATATGGGATTAATATTGGCTTGGGCAGCCCCTGTATTTGCGGGTATGTGGTACCTCATCGGGTCGGCCCTTTGGGACATCCGCCGCACCTTCATCTGGAGTTTGAGTATCCCAACCGTGTATCTCTGGATTGCCGATCGGATCGCCATTGGCCTGGGGATATGGGAAATTTCAAGGAACTACACAATTGGATGGCATATATTAGGTCTCCCAATTGAAGAAGCCACATTTTTCCTAATAACCAACCTACTTTGTTTGGGTGGACTATCTATCTTTATGCGCTTTTGGGAAGGAGATCACCCAAAGATAGAAACAGAATAA
- the rlmN gene encoding 23S rRNA (adenine(2503)-C(2))-methyltransferase RlmN, producing the protein MSKKNIKSLSLEQLEALALSLGEPRFRGRQLFQWLYAKGATSFEAMSNLPTAFRSALDTHFDLQTLKCIQMQTSVIDGTVKSLYQLHSGKAIETVLIPGFDEDGDASRLTVCVSSQVGCAMGCTFCATGQMGFMQNLHAGEIYDQVWQMNQLANEQYGRKITNVVFMGMGEPLQNYEQVLQAIGLLTSPEGLGLASRRITLSTVGLAGRIMRLADDDVKVNLAISLHAPTPEKRSEIMPVNRSLKTDLKALKEAVQYFYQRTKNQITYEYCIFDHFNDHEEDAKALAKIVRWAPSKVNLIMFNPVKGVAFEASREQRLNAFIRVLVANKVTVTVRRSRGQDIEAACGQLAINVGEIEKTAAQ; encoded by the coding sequence ATGTCTAAAAAAAATATTAAGTCTTTATCATTAGAACAGTTAGAAGCACTTGCCCTTTCATTGGGCGAACCGCGTTTCAGAGGACGTCAACTTTTCCAATGGCTGTATGCAAAGGGCGCAACATCTTTCGAAGCGATGTCTAATCTCCCCACTGCATTTAGAAGCGCACTCGATACCCATTTTGATCTTCAGACCCTGAAATGTATCCAAATGCAGACCTCTGTAATAGATGGAACTGTAAAGAGTCTCTACCAACTACATTCGGGCAAGGCGATAGAAACCGTACTTATTCCTGGTTTTGATGAGGATGGAGATGCTTCTCGCCTTACGGTCTGTGTTTCGAGTCAGGTAGGTTGCGCAATGGGGTGTACTTTTTGTGCGACGGGGCAAATGGGATTTATGCAGAACCTTCATGCAGGTGAAATTTATGACCAAGTTTGGCAAATGAACCAATTGGCAAATGAACAATATGGGCGTAAAATTACAAATGTCGTCTTTATGGGCATGGGGGAACCCCTTCAAAATTATGAGCAGGTATTACAAGCCATTGGTCTTTTAACATCACCAGAAGGGTTGGGCCTTGCCTCTCGCCGGATTACGCTCTCCACGGTCGGACTTGCCGGACGAATCATGCGCCTAGCCGATGATGATGTTAAGGTTAACTTGGCGATTTCTCTACATGCCCCCACTCCCGAAAAAAGGTCGGAAATTATGCCAGTAAACCGAAGCCTCAAAACAGACCTAAAAGCGCTTAAAGAGGCCGTACAGTATTTTTATCAGCGAACCAAAAACCAAATCACCTACGAGTATTGTATCTTTGATCACTTCAATGACCATGAAGAGGATGCAAAAGCCTTGGCAAAAATTGTTCGATGGGCGCCAAGCAAGGTAAACCTAATTATGTTTAACCCCGTGAAAGGAGTGGCTTTTGAAGCGAGCCGCGAACAACGGCTAAATGCCTTTATCCGTGTACTTGTTGCAAATAAGGTAACCGTAACGGTTAGACGGAGCAGAGGACAAGATATAGAGGCAGCATGTGGTCAGTTAGCGATAAATGTAGGGGAAATCGAGAAAACAGCGGCGCAATGA
- a CDS encoding ATP-binding protein, which yields MSKITAHTPYASQRPKLGVITQGSLGKGIIMRLDANHSVEQLKAGKFMVVEGAQYDFFTMITDVSLEAANPNILLNPPDTSDLLLRQVMMGHATYVTVVLKPLLMTPNGSHPDLGRLEASRVKTIPSHFSLVSEAQAEDIARIFGHEANLDENQKQRFFHVGAPLDMDEIPVCIDLDRLVERSNAVFGKTGTGKTFLTRLLICGTLKSDKAVNLIFDMHSEYGISARQEGKSASFVKGLRELFPGKVAIFSLDPESTRKRNNGINPDYEVFLYADQVEPEDILPLQNTLNLTQTAAESTYLLRNKLGKSWLIRLLKSDSEEELNELAKDCGANFQSVAALKRKLEQVCGLGFFKREPGSGKTDVIEQLLENILKNRSVVLEFGRYDSLKAYMFVANIITRRLRAAYEQKTNAYLSSRKEEDKPPQLMITIEEAHKFLQPGIASETPFGVIAREMRKYFVSLLIVDQRPSAIDDEVLSQIGTKIVAQLNDEKDLNAALVGTSDASGLRQVLASLDSKQQALVMGHAVPMPVVLKTRSYDEHFYAAMRAEENEKITDIRKQMKDLF from the coding sequence ATGAGCAAAATCACAGCCCATACACCTTATGCTAGCCAGCGCCCTAAACTTGGGGTCATTACCCAAGGTTCTTTGGGTAAGGGAATCATCATGCGGTTGGATGCAAACCATTCCGTTGAACAATTAAAAGCGGGGAAGTTTATGGTGGTTGAGGGTGCTCAATACGACTTCTTCACCATGATCACCGATGTTTCGTTGGAAGCTGCAAATCCGAATATATTGTTAAATCCACCTGATACATCAGATTTATTGCTGCGTCAAGTGATGATGGGACATGCAACCTATGTGACGGTTGTGCTGAAACCCCTATTAATGACCCCTAATGGGAGCCATCCAGATTTAGGACGACTGGAAGCCTCGCGGGTAAAAACCATTCCTAGTCATTTCTCACTGGTGAGCGAAGCCCAAGCCGAAGACATTGCCCGCATTTTTGGACACGAGGCCAACTTAGACGAAAACCAAAAACAGCGTTTTTTTCATGTCGGTGCTCCCTTGGATATGGACGAAATTCCCGTTTGTATTGATCTGGATCGTCTCGTTGAAAGGAGCAATGCCGTTTTTGGAAAAACAGGAACTGGAAAAACCTTCCTAACGCGCCTGCTAATTTGCGGTACGCTAAAAAGTGACAAAGCGGTAAATCTAATTTTCGATATGCACTCGGAGTATGGCATATCAGCAAGACAGGAAGGAAAATCGGCGTCTTTTGTCAAAGGACTACGTGAACTATTTCCTGGAAAAGTGGCCATCTTTTCGCTGGATCCAGAAAGTACACGCAAGCGAAACAATGGCATAAATCCGGATTATGAAGTTTTTCTCTATGCAGACCAGGTTGAACCAGAAGACATTTTACCCTTACAAAATACGTTAAACCTTACCCAAACAGCGGCAGAAAGTACGTATCTTTTACGCAATAAACTGGGTAAATCTTGGCTCATTCGTCTGCTGAAATCTGACTCTGAAGAAGAATTAAATGAGTTAGCGAAAGACTGCGGGGCCAATTTTCAGTCTGTTGCTGCCCTAAAACGCAAGTTAGAACAAGTTTGTGGACTTGGTTTTTTTAAACGGGAGCCAGGAAGCGGAAAAACCGATGTCATAGAACAATTACTGGAGAATATCCTGAAAAACCGTTCCGTTGTGTTGGAATTTGGCCGTTATGACAGCCTAAAAGCCTACATGTTTGTGGCCAATATCATCACCCGTCGTTTGCGTGCTGCATATGAACAGAAAACGAATGCGTATCTCTCTTCCCGCAAAGAAGAAGATAAGCCACCACAATTGATGATTACGATCGAGGAAGCGCATAAATTTCTTCAACCTGGCATTGCTTCAGAGACTCCGTTTGGGGTCATTGCACGCGAGATGAGGAAATATTTTGTATCTCTCCTGATTGTGGACCAAAGACCGAGTGCCATTGATGACGAAGTCCTAAGCCAGATTGGAACCAAAATCGTTGCTCAGTTAAATGATGAAAAAGACCTAAACGCTGCTTTGGTTGGAACCAGCGATGCCTCTGGCCTACGGCAAGTACTTGCAAGCCTCGATTCAAAGCAACAAGCGTTGGTAATGGGGCATGCGGTTCCAATGCCAGTTGTGCTTAAAACCAGAAGCTACGATGAGCATTTCTATGCCGCCATGCGTGCAGAAGAAAATGAAAAAATCACCGATATTCGCAAACAAATGAAAGATTTATTCTAA